A single Novosphingobium aureum DNA region contains:
- a CDS encoding acetyl/propionyl/methylcrotonyl-CoA carboxylase subunit alpha — protein MITSLLIANRGEIACRVIRTARSLGIRTVAVYSEADADALHVREADEAVLIGPAPSAQSYLVGEKILAAAKETGAEAIHPGYGFLSENAAFAQAVIDAGLVWVGPDPASITAMGLKDAAKALMAEAGVPVTPGYMGEDQSVLTLAEEAAKVGYPVLIKAVAGGGGKGMRLVEAQEDFADALASCKREAAASFGNDHVLIEKYIASPRHIEVQVFGDRHGNVVHLFERDCSLQRRHQKVIEEAPAPGMDAATREALCAAAVRAAKAVDYVGAGTIEFIADGSGALDAERIWFMEMNTRLQVEHPVTEEITGVDLVEWQLRIASGEPLPLAQDQLAINGWAMEARLYAEDPARGFLPSIGRLDLLQFGEAPEGMGHGRIETGVVEGGAVSPHYDPMIAKVVAWGEDREEARLTLAGMLEESAVWPVRINASFLVRALHQADFANGDVDTGLIAREGEALAQAPAPSAEVLEAAARALVPASDVAGFRLNAPAARTGWFLLEGEPVEIALGGQGSEAPVGSVLLAEQGAAWRLTPWRRDGAHGGADGSGAILAPMPGKVIDVAVEEGEEVKRGQKLLTLEAMKMEHTLTAPFDGTVAKLNAEAGQQVQVEALLARIDEAEAG, from the coding sequence ATGATCACCTCGCTGCTCATCGCCAATCGCGGCGAGATCGCCTGCCGCGTGATCCGCACCGCGCGCAGTCTCGGCATCCGCACCGTCGCAGTCTATTCCGAGGCCGACGCCGATGCGCTGCACGTGCGCGAGGCCGACGAGGCGGTGCTGATCGGCCCTGCACCATCGGCGCAAAGCTACCTCGTGGGCGAAAAGATCCTCGCAGCGGCAAAGGAGACCGGGGCCGAGGCAATTCATCCCGGCTATGGCTTCCTTTCCGAGAACGCGGCCTTCGCGCAGGCGGTGATCGATGCCGGGCTCGTCTGGGTCGGACCCGATCCTGCCTCGATCACCGCGATGGGCCTCAAGGACGCGGCCAAGGCGCTGATGGCCGAGGCGGGCGTGCCGGTGACGCCGGGCTACATGGGCGAGGACCAGTCGGTGCTGACGCTCGCCGAGGAAGCGGCCAAGGTCGGCTATCCGGTGCTGATCAAGGCGGTCGCGGGCGGCGGCGGCAAGGGCATGCGGCTGGTCGAGGCGCAGGAGGACTTCGCCGACGCGCTAGCCTCGTGCAAGCGCGAGGCGGCGGCCTCCTTCGGCAACGACCACGTGCTGATCGAGAAGTACATCGCCAGCCCGCGCCACATCGAGGTGCAGGTCTTCGGCGACCGCCACGGCAACGTCGTCCACCTGTTCGAGCGCGACTGCTCGCTCCAGCGCCGCCACCAGAAGGTGATCGAGGAAGCGCCCGCGCCGGGCATGGACGCAGCGACGCGCGAGGCGCTCTGCGCTGCGGCGGTGCGCGCGGCAAAGGCGGTCGATTACGTCGGGGCGGGCACGATCGAGTTCATCGCCGACGGCTCGGGCGCGCTCGATGCCGAGCGCATCTGGTTCATGGAGATGAACACCCGTCTTCAGGTCGAACATCCCGTTACCGAGGAGATCACCGGGGTCGACCTCGTCGAGTGGCAGTTGCGCATCGCCAGCGGCGAACCCCTGCCGCTCGCGCAGGACCAGCTCGCGATCAACGGCTGGGCGATGGAGGCGCGCCTCTACGCCGAGGACCCCGCGCGCGGTTTCCTGCCCAGCATCGGGCGGCTCGACCTGCTCCAGTTCGGCGAGGCTCCCGAAGGCATGGGCCATGGCCGGATCGAGACCGGCGTGGTCGAGGGCGGGGCGGTCTCGCCGCATTACGATCCGATGATCGCCAAGGTCGTCGCCTGGGGCGAGGACCGCGAGGAAGCGCGGCTCACGCTGGCGGGCATGCTCGAAGAGAGCGCGGTCTGGCCGGTGCGCATCAATGCCTCGTTCCTCGTGCGCGCGCTGCACCAGGCGGATTTTGCGAACGGGGATGTCGATACCGGCCTCATCGCGCGCGAGGGCGAGGCGCTGGCACAGGCGCCGGCACCCTCTGCCGAGGTGCTCGAGGCAGCGGCGCGCGCGCTCGTCCCGGCCAGCGACGTGGCAGGTTTCCGGCTCAATGCGCCCGCCGCGCGCACCGGCTGGTTCCTGCTCGAGGGCGAGCCGGTCGAGATCGCGCTCGGCGGTCAAGGCAGCGAGGCTCCGGTCGGGTCCGTGCTGCTCGCCGAACAGGGCGCGGCCTGGCGGCTCACGCCCTGGCGGCGCGATGGTGCGCACGGCGGGGCGGATGGCTCGGGCGCGATCCTCGCGCCGATGCCGGGCAAGGTGATCGACGTCGCGGTCGAGGAAGGCGAGGAGGTCAAGCGCGGCCAGAAGCTGCTCACGCTCGAGGCGATGAAGATGGAGCACACGCTGACCGCGCCCTTCGACGGCACGGTCGCAAAGCTCAATGCCGAGGCCGGGCAACAGGTTCAGGTCGAGGCGCTGCTGGCGCGGATCGACGAAGCGGAGGCAGGCTGA
- a CDS encoding TetR/AcrR family transcriptional regulator — translation MEAAGREPSREEAVLNAAAALFAEKGYAATSIRDIGERVGLLGGSLYHYIKSKDALFVRIHDRALQSAEDAIRAGIADIEDPVQRLASACRILLAIQLAPDSLTMPLMNDLGSVPEGLRERLIERRDAFETMFAELIAAVPPVAGRDPDIYRLLLLTTLNTASNWYRPGRLTSDEVADQILATYGIEPGGA, via the coding sequence ATGGAAGCTGCGGGACGCGAACCCAGCCGCGAGGAGGCCGTGCTCAACGCCGCTGCCGCGCTCTTCGCCGAGAAGGGCTATGCCGCAACCAGCATCCGCGACATCGGCGAACGGGTCGGCCTGCTCGGCGGCTCGCTCTACCATTACATCAAGAGCAAGGACGCGCTCTTCGTGCGCATTCACGACCGCGCGCTGCAATCGGCGGAAGACGCGATCCGCGCGGGCATCGCGGATATCGAGGACCCGGTACAACGCCTCGCAAGCGCCTGTCGCATCCTCCTCGCGATCCAGCTCGCCCCCGATTCGCTGACGATGCCGCTGATGAACGACCTCGGCTCGGTGCCCGAGGGCCTGCGCGAAAGACTGATCGAGCGGCGCGATGCTTTCGAAACGATGTTCGCCGAGCTGATCGCCGCGGTCCCGCCGGTTGCCGGGCGCGATCCGGACATCTACCGGCTCCTGCTGCTGACCACGCTCAACACCGCATCGAACTGGTATCGCCCGGGACGCCTCACCTCCGACGAGGTCGCCGACCAGATCCTCGCCACCTACGGGATCGAACCCGGCGGCGCGTAA
- a CDS encoding DUF3088 family protein produces MVGQDTRDTLYVLDTDWADPEFGGERRFYCKDCVTVEGLLALFPERAGNIEVVRVGWPRPRGPVVERLGADNQNLPALAFAEGGFANDIEGVLGALHTRHGFPERHP; encoded by the coding sequence ATGGTCGGACAGGACACCCGCGATACCCTCTACGTGCTCGACACCGATTGGGCGGACCCCGAATTCGGCGGCGAGCGGCGCTTCTACTGCAAGGACTGCGTCACCGTCGAAGGGCTGCTCGCGCTCTTCCCCGAGCGGGCCGGCAACATCGAGGTGGTGCGCGTCGGCTGGCCGCGCCCGCGCGGGCCGGTCGTCGAGCGCCTTGGCGCGGACAACCAGAACCTGCCTGCGCTCGCCTTTGCCGAGGGCGGCTTTGCCAACGACATCGAGGGCGTGCTCGGCGCGCTCCACACCCGTCACGGTTTCCCGGAGCGTCATCCATGA
- a CDS encoding MaoC family dehydratase: MAGRFYDEWQLGDRLVHQPSRTVTETDNLMFSAMTHNMQPLHLDAESAKASEFGQILVNSTFTFSLAVGLSITDTTLGTLVANLGFDKVVTPAPTFIGDTLTCSSEVVEMRESKSRPGQGIVTFRHEMTNQRGETALSLLRTVLLKKRAAD, from the coding sequence ATGGCGGGGCGTTTCTACGACGAGTGGCAGCTGGGCGACCGGCTGGTGCACCAGCCCTCGCGCACGGTGACAGAGACCGACAACCTGATGTTCTCGGCGATGACGCACAACATGCAGCCGCTGCATCTCGATGCCGAGAGCGCGAAGGCGAGCGAGTTCGGGCAGATCCTCGTCAACTCGACCTTCACGTTCAGCCTCGCGGTAGGACTGTCGATTACCGACACCACGCTGGGCACGCTCGTTGCCAACCTCGGTTTCGACAAGGTGGTGACACCCGCGCCGACCTTCATCGGTGACACGCTGACCTGTTCGAGCGAGGTCGTCGAGATGCGCGAGAGCAAGTCGCGCCCCGGGCAGGGCATCGTCACTTTCCGGCACGAGATGACCAACCAGCGCGGCGAGACCGCGCTCTCGCTGCTGCGCACGGTCCTCCTCAAGAAGCGCGCCGCGGACTGA